The following proteins come from a genomic window of Actinopolyspora saharensis:
- a CDS encoding TRAP transporter large permease has product MSIDPVAVSILFGGFVVLLLLRVPIALALAASSVSAALWLGLPLPVIGQKLIQALNSFPLLAIPFFILAGEVMSSGGVARRLIDLANVIVGHFRGGLAMLNVVASTFFGGISGSAVADTSSVGSVMLPMMRKQGYPTHYSVGVTVSSAAQGVLIPPSHNMIIFALAAGGGVSIGGVFMAGLLPGIAVGVLLLIICALLAQRHGHPKGERISAAEVPRVIWQGSLGLLTPIIVIGGILSGVFTATESAAVACVWAIVITFGVYREVPLRALPGMLRRSMSTLSTVLFLIAAAGAYGYLLTVMGVPEALTRAILSVSDNTAVVLLLCNVLLLALGAVMDMAPLILITTPILLPVVTSVGMDPMQFGVMLILNLAIGLITPPVGSVLFVGSALGGIRVERAVKGVLPFYVPLLIALLLITFVPQISLFVPRMLGF; this is encoded by the coding sequence ATGAGCATCGACCCCGTAGCGGTCAGCATCCTCTTCGGCGGGTTCGTCGTACTGTTGCTGCTGCGCGTACCGATAGCACTGGCACTGGCCGCCTCCTCGGTGAGCGCGGCGCTGTGGCTGGGACTGCCACTGCCGGTGATCGGGCAGAAGCTGATCCAGGCGCTGAACTCCTTCCCCCTGCTGGCGATCCCGTTCTTCATCCTCGCCGGCGAGGTGATGTCCAGCGGGGGCGTCGCCCGCAGGCTCATCGACCTGGCCAACGTCATCGTGGGGCACTTCCGCGGCGGGCTCGCGATGCTCAACGTGGTGGCCAGCACCTTCTTCGGCGGGATCTCCGGCTCGGCCGTGGCCGACACCTCCTCGGTGGGCTCGGTGATGCTGCCCATGATGCGCAAGCAGGGCTACCCCACCCACTACTCCGTGGGCGTGACCGTTTCCAGCGCGGCGCAGGGCGTGCTCATACCGCCGAGCCACAACATGATCATCTTCGCGCTCGCCGCAGGCGGCGGTGTCTCGATCGGTGGCGTGTTCATGGCCGGTCTGCTCCCCGGCATCGCCGTCGGCGTGCTGCTGCTGATCATCTGCGCCCTGCTGGCCCAGCGCCACGGCCACCCGAAGGGTGAGCGCATCTCCGCGGCGGAGGTCCCGCGCGTGATCTGGCAGGGGTCACTCGGCCTGCTCACCCCGATCATCGTGATCGGCGGCATCCTCAGCGGCGTGTTCACCGCCACCGAGTCGGCGGCCGTCGCCTGCGTGTGGGCGATCGTGATCACTTTCGGGGTGTACCGCGAGGTCCCGCTGCGCGCGTTGCCCGGGATGCTGCGCCGCTCGATGAGCACGCTGTCCACGGTGCTGTTCCTGATTGCCGCAGCGGGCGCCTACGGCTACCTGCTCACCGTGATGGGCGTCCCCGAAGCACTCACCCGGGCGATCCTGTCCGTTTCGGACAACACCGCGGTCGTGCTGCTGCTGTGCAACGTGCTGCTGCTGGCGCTCGGGGCGGTGATGGACATGGCCCCGCTCATCCTGATCACCACACCGATCCTGCTCCCGGTGGTCACCTCGGTGGGCATGGACCCGATGCAGTTCGGCGTCATGCTGATCCTCAACCTCGCGATCGGACTGATCACCCCGCCGGTGGGCAGCGTGCTGTTCGTCGGCTCGGCCCTGGGCGGCATCCGCGTGGAACGCGCCGTGAAAGGCGTGCTCCCGTTCTACGTCCCGCTGCTGATCGCGCTGCTGCTGATCACCTTCGTCCCGCAGATCTCGCTGTTCGTCCCACGAATGCTCGGTTTCTGA
- a CDS encoding mandelate racemase/muconate lactonizing enzyme family protein — MRITDVDCTTRRLPLHETWDGGLDHHDVLITRVRTDTGPTGIGLGWTPRIGAGAMRAIVTEECTPVLRGHLPDPAPRWRQLYDRLHEAGPEGITAMALASIDIALWDLRAKSLELSLVDLLGRHRDSVPAYASGVNLDKPLDELLAQVRGMLDAGHTALKLKVGSTDPERDVERVGRVRELLGPSGRLMLDANQRWDLPTAQRAIDALSRFDPHWIEEPLPADDFPAHARLRARTSVPFAIGENLRSVRRFRDALTSGICDVAQPNVVRVGGITPFLRIAELAATFDVPVAPHLLPELSGQLALCVPLAGMVEDIDRASLHELGALARPSGVRVDAEGARADTAPGNGLAFDFSD, encoded by the coding sequence ATGCGAATCACCGACGTCGACTGCACCACGCGACGGTTACCCCTGCACGAGACCTGGGACGGTGGGCTGGACCACCACGACGTCCTGATCACCCGGGTGCGCACCGACACCGGCCCCACCGGGATCGGCCTCGGATGGACCCCGCGCATCGGAGCCGGGGCGATGCGAGCGATCGTCACCGAGGAGTGCACCCCGGTGCTGCGCGGCCACCTGCCGGATCCGGCCCCACGCTGGCGGCAGCTGTACGACCGACTGCACGAAGCAGGCCCCGAGGGAATCACCGCCATGGCGCTGGCCTCGATCGACATCGCGCTGTGGGACCTGCGGGCCAAGTCGCTGGAGCTGAGCCTGGTCGACCTGCTCGGCAGGCACCGCGACTCGGTCCCCGCCTACGCCAGCGGCGTCAACCTGGACAAACCCCTGGACGAACTGCTGGCGCAGGTGCGCGGCATGCTGGACGCGGGCCACACCGCGCTGAAACTCAAGGTCGGATCGACCGATCCGGAGCGCGATGTCGAACGCGTGGGCAGGGTGCGGGAACTGCTCGGCCCCAGCGGCAGGCTCATGCTGGACGCCAACCAGCGCTGGGACCTGCCCACCGCCCAACGCGCGATCGACGCCCTGTCCCGGTTCGACCCGCACTGGATCGAGGAACCGCTGCCCGCCGACGACTTCCCCGCCCACGCGCGACTGCGCGCCCGCACCAGCGTCCCGTTCGCGATCGGCGAGAACCTCCGCAGCGTGCGCCGGTTCCGCGACGCGCTCACCAGCGGGATCTGCGACGTGGCCCAGCCCAACGTGGTGCGGGTCGGCGGCATCACCCCGTTCCTGCGCATCGCGGAACTGGCGGCCACCTTCGACGTTCCGGTGGCACCGCACCTGCTGCCGGAGCTGTCCGGCCAGCTGGCGCTGTGCGTGCCGCTGGCGGGGATGGTCGAAGACATCGACCGGGCGAGCCTGCACGAGCTCGGCGCGCTGGCCCGCCCGAGCGGAGTGCGGGTCGACGCGGAAGGGGCTCGCGCCGACACCGCCCCCGGAAACGGGCTGGCGTTCGACTTCTCCGACTGA
- a CDS encoding NAD-dependent epimerase/dehydratase family protein translates to MRVLVTGGSGRLGGSVLDELADAGNETVCVDTQQSGGRSGHGVFPADLTDPGDCYSTIAHFRPDAVVHLAAIPAPFLRSEIETFRTNSALAFNVCQAAHDLGVGTVLVASSPTVMGYGNPGGWRPEYLPFDEEHPVAPWNSYTLSKTSAEQIVRGFASRGSGVFHSFRPCFVVAPEDWRGAPIQDGSTIHNRLNKPELAAASLFNYVDARDAAEFVRMLLEQGGNIPNGQTFFVTGPDALAREPLSELLPRHTPVPAATASGLTGTKPAFDYGKAQRLLGWHPRRSWHTELS, encoded by the coding sequence ATGCGCGTGCTGGTAACCGGAGGATCGGGCAGGCTCGGCGGCAGCGTGCTCGACGAACTCGCCGACGCGGGCAACGAAACGGTCTGCGTCGACACCCAGCAGTCCGGCGGTCGCTCCGGGCACGGCGTCTTCCCCGCCGATCTCACCGACCCCGGCGACTGCTACTCCACGATCGCCCACTTCCGCCCGGACGCCGTCGTGCACCTCGCCGCGATCCCCGCACCGTTCCTGCGCAGCGAGATCGAAACCTTCCGCACGAACAGCGCACTCGCCTTCAACGTGTGCCAGGCCGCGCACGACCTGGGCGTCGGCACCGTGCTGGTGGCCAGCAGCCCCACCGTGATGGGCTACGGCAACCCCGGGGGCTGGCGCCCCGAGTACCTGCCGTTCGACGAGGAGCACCCGGTCGCTCCGTGGAACTCCTACACCCTGTCCAAGACCTCCGCCGAACAGATCGTCCGCGGCTTCGCCTCCCGGGGCAGCGGGGTGTTCCACTCCTTCCGCCCCTGCTTCGTCGTGGCCCCCGAGGACTGGCGGGGAGCCCCCATCCAGGACGGAAGCACCATCCACAACAGACTGAACAAGCCGGAGCTGGCCGCGGCCTCCCTGTTCAACTACGTCGACGCCAGGGACGCGGCCGAATTCGTCCGGATGCTGCTGGAGCAGGGCGGAAACATCCCCAACGGGCAGACGTTCTTCGTCACCGGGCCCGACGCGCTGGCCCGGGAACCACTGAGCGAACTGCTGCCCCGCCACACCCCCGTCCCCGCCGCGACGGCAAGCGGGCTGACCGGCACGAAACCGGCGTTCGACTACGGCAAGGCCCAGCGGCTGCTGGGGTGGCACCCCCGGCGCAGCTGGCACACCGAGCTGTCCTGA
- a CDS encoding TRAP transporter substrate-binding protein, translated as MFRGNGSPDKRGSRLAALLAAAAVLTLTLAGCGGSAAGGSVSWRLAETHPRDYPTTQADIWFADQLRERTNGRIDIEVFPDAQLGEERDVMEQVKLGSVEMTRTNANLVTEFVSSWEAFGIPYVFDDEQHFWNFLNGPGGKRKLEELNQAGYVGLTYYDSGARNFYTGSGPVEEPSDLHGQNIRVQPGSLTSEMVEAMGGSATTMNFSEVYSGLETGVIDGAENNLPSYVSTGHYEVADDITMDKHQRVPEVLMVGQQVWNQLGQQDKELVREVAEESTEVQRDLWKKEVEKARQTLEQEGVDIHDVDTAKFRAAVSGMIDKYEGRFGDFTSAVDEARNTD; from the coding sequence GTGTTCCGAGGAAACGGCTCCCCCGACAAACGCGGATCACGGTTGGCCGCGCTGCTCGCGGCGGCAGCGGTGCTGACGCTGACCCTGGCCGGGTGCGGCGGCTCCGCCGCCGGCGGCAGCGTCAGCTGGCGCCTCGCCGAGACCCACCCGCGCGACTACCCCACCACCCAGGCCGACATCTGGTTCGCCGACCAGCTGCGCGAACGCACCAACGGACGCATCGACATCGAGGTGTTCCCGGACGCCCAGCTCGGGGAGGAACGCGACGTGATGGAGCAGGTCAAGCTCGGCTCGGTCGAGATGACCAGAACCAACGCCAACCTCGTCACCGAATTCGTCTCCTCCTGGGAGGCCTTCGGCATCCCGTACGTGTTCGACGACGAACAGCACTTCTGGAACTTCCTCAACGGCCCCGGTGGGAAGCGCAAGCTCGAGGAGCTGAACCAGGCCGGCTACGTGGGACTGACCTACTACGACTCCGGAGCACGCAACTTCTACACCGGCAGCGGCCCCGTCGAAGAACCCTCCGACCTGCACGGGCAGAACATCCGCGTGCAACCGGGTTCGCTGACCTCCGAGATGGTCGAGGCCATGGGCGGATCGGCCACCACCATGAACTTCAGCGAGGTCTACAGCGGACTCGAGACCGGAGTCATCGACGGGGCCGAGAACAACCTGCCCAGCTACGTCTCCACCGGGCACTACGAGGTCGCCGACGACATCACCATGGACAAGCACCAGCGGGTTCCCGAAGTGCTGATGGTGGGCCAGCAGGTCTGGAACCAGCTCGGGCAGCAGGACAAGGAGCTCGTCCGCGAGGTGGCCGAGGAATCCACCGAGGTCCAACGCGACCTCTGGAAGAAGGAGGTCGAAAAAGCCCGCCAGACCCTCGAGCAGGAAGGCGTCGACATCCACGACGTGGACACGGCGAAGTTCCGCGCGGCGGTGAGCGGAATGATCGACAAGTACGAGGGGCGGTTCGGTGACTTCACCTCGGCCGTGGACGAGGCGCGGAACACCGACTGA
- a CDS encoding TRAP transporter small permease: MSQPAPPHPVAARMHRMTLRTLDGITDVLTTTALAAMVVVISWQVFCRFVLQFTPGWSSETALLLLAWLALLGIATGIRDHGHIALGVLVDRLPRPARAVIGRLAPALMVLFGIYLVQQGSEFTRLMASSTLPATGLPTSVRYAAMPVAGVLITCYSGLHLFGLLPERQPTRPDAATANDPGGDRDDEEHT, from the coding sequence ATGTCGCAGCCGGCCCCGCCCCACCCCGTGGCCGCTCGGATGCACCGGATGACGCTGCGCACCCTGGACGGGATCACCGACGTGCTGACCACGACCGCGCTGGCCGCGATGGTCGTGGTCATCTCGTGGCAGGTGTTCTGCCGCTTCGTGCTGCAGTTCACCCCGGGCTGGTCCTCCGAAACGGCCCTGCTGTTGCTGGCCTGGCTGGCTCTGCTCGGGATCGCCACGGGCATCCGCGACCACGGACACATCGCGCTCGGGGTGCTCGTCGACCGCCTGCCCCGCCCCGCACGGGCGGTGATCGGCCGACTGGCACCGGCGCTGATGGTGCTGTTCGGGATCTACCTGGTGCAGCAGGGCAGCGAGTTCACCCGGCTCATGGCGAGCTCCACCCTGCCCGCCACCGGGCTGCCCACCTCGGTGCGCTACGCGGCCATGCCCGTGGCGGGAGTGCTGATCACCTGCTACAGCGGCCTGCACTTGTTCGGGCTGCTTCCGGAGAGGCAGCCGACGCGACCGGACGCGGCGACGGCGAACGACCCCGGCGGCGACCGTGACGACGAGGAACACACATGA